The following proteins are co-located in the Rippkaea orientalis PCC 8801 genome:
- a CDS encoding DUF3177 family protein produces MEELWFRPLVWTDYRLAVVFLVIIPIILMAWAFIRKIEAIGRLLIIYWRVASLLMITVYLMVPAWGIENSPFENLCGQIGFITGFIARILIPISLWFWLDLNDEIKDLAPSLLKLATISWRWAVTIYSSLGAIANLPFLSCAFSLDLLSEEFCQVWIEAPMGYRSIVHNDATQGFIGFLGVFGLGIYVLYFAYFLLIRLGKQGRSALEQ; encoded by the coding sequence ATGGAAGAACTGTGGTTTCGACCTTTAGTTTGGACGGATTATCGATTAGCTGTAGTATTTCTGGTTATTATTCCCATTATTTTAATGGCTTGGGCGTTTATCCGAAAAATAGAAGCCATTGGTCGTCTTCTGATTATTTATTGGCGCGTGGCGAGTTTATTGATGATTACTGTCTATCTGATGGTTCCTGCTTGGGGGATAGAAAATTCGCCTTTTGAGAATCTTTGTGGACAAATTGGCTTTATTACAGGTTTTATTGCCCGCATCCTGATTCCCATTTCTCTATGGTTTTGGCTAGATCTCAACGACGAAATCAAGGATTTAGCCCCAAGTTTGCTGAAATTAGCCACTATTTCCTGGCGTTGGGCAGTGACCATTTATTCGAGTTTAGGGGCGATCGCTAATCTTCCTTTTCTTTCCTGTGCTTTTTCCCTAGATTTACTCTCCGAAGAGTTCTGTCAGGTTTGGATCGAAGCCCCGATGGGGTATCGTTCTATCGTTCATAACGACGCAACTCAAGGATTTATCGGGTTTTTAGGCGTATTTGGCTTAGGCATCTATGTTCTTTATTTTGCCTATTTTCTCTTGATTCGCTTGGGTAAACAAGGGCGATCGGCTTTAGAACAGTAA
- a CDS encoding ABC transporter substrate-binding protein, with protein MSSWTCDGVPKDGKQYPGAFQHSPQENTGPDCTICGLPKEAMQAGKKPAKTVVAGSSSGGGNSSNLVPLIIILIVLGLGGAILAYFLYRPVRTPTPITTSSPSPSPVTATQGEFISRGEEILLESSPSKTSGATAFDQKNWEAAIAGYQAAVKQDPNDPEGRIYFNNAQAQKAGNSLVIAVAVPTTTQRDSAAEILRGVARYQEEYNQSSPPSGRLLEVAIVNISDSNQATALAQEIINTSEILGIIGYGIDPSSQEALKQYETAGLTVLSPLTTSVSQEGGKPTLKTIPIDEKANELLVNYLQGVGKTLTNYASQQQPYPAIVVFYNQASNYSQQLRMEIVNAIPGVQGKLIQQIDISSSDFDAKKSLEEAQQNGAKIAILAFNKDKVNQAVAIAKANQTLASPLLLLGGDELYNADLLVEGGDAISGIILAVPWSFSPTDPFAKDALDSWKGRVSWRTATAYDATIALTNAISQKPDRPSVNQAFTQGVILNGNTTNFDVFNDVPLVKAVKGNEGPKGSDYQFDPLK; from the coding sequence ATGAGTTCGTGGACTTGTGACGGTGTACCCAAAGATGGAAAGCAATATCCAGGGGCGTTTCAACATTCTCCCCAAGAAAATACAGGACCCGACTGTACGATCTGTGGACTGCCTAAAGAAGCCATGCAAGCCGGCAAAAAACCCGCTAAAACCGTAGTAGCAGGGTCATCTTCTGGGGGAGGTAATAGCTCAAATTTAGTCCCCCTAATCATTATTCTCATCGTTTTAGGACTAGGAGGGGCAATATTGGCTTATTTCCTTTACCGTCCTGTCCGAACGCCCACTCCCATCACCACCAGTTCGCCTTCTCCTTCCCCTGTTACCGCGACGCAAGGGGAATTTATTAGCCGAGGAGAGGAAATTTTGCTTGAGTCTAGCCCGTCTAAAACCTCTGGGGCTACAGCCTTTGACCAAAAAAATTGGGAAGCGGCGATCGCAGGCTATCAAGCAGCCGTTAAGCAAGATCCGAATGATCCTGAAGGGCGTATTTATTTTAATAATGCCCAGGCACAAAAAGCAGGAAACTCTCTCGTGATCGCCGTTGCTGTTCCGACGACGACGCAACGCGACTCAGCAGCAGAAATTTTGCGCGGAGTCGCTAGATATCAAGAGGAATATAATCAGTCTTCTCCCCCATCGGGACGACTTTTAGAAGTGGCTATTGTCAATATTAGTGATAGTAACCAAGCGACGGCTTTAGCCCAAGAAATTATTAACACCTCCGAAATTTTAGGAATCATTGGCTATGGTATTGATCCAAGCAGTCAGGAGGCTTTGAAGCAATACGAAACTGCTGGTTTAACGGTCCTTTCTCCCCTCACTACTAGCGTTAGTCAAGAAGGGGGAAAACCTACGTTAAAAACCATTCCTATTGATGAAAAAGCCAATGAATTATTAGTGAATTATCTGCAAGGGGTAGGCAAAACCTTGACGAATTACGCAAGTCAACAACAACCCTATCCCGCTATCGTAGTTTTTTATAATCAAGCCAGTAATTATAGTCAACAATTACGCATGGAAATTGTTAACGCTATTCCAGGGGTTCAAGGAAAATTAATTCAACAAATTGATATTAGTTCTAGTGATTTTGATGCTAAAAAGTCCCTCGAAGAAGCGCAACAAAATGGGGCTAAAATAGCAATTTTAGCGTTCAATAAAGATAAGGTAAATCAAGCTGTTGCGATCGCTAAAGCTAACCAAACTCTAGCTTCTCCCTTGCTTTTATTGGGAGGGGATGAACTCTATAATGCAGATCTTTTGGTTGAGGGAGGGGATGCAATATCGGGTATCATTTTAGCGGTTCCCTGGAGTTTTAGCCCCACAGATCCCTTCGCTAAAGATGCCCTAGATAGTTGGAAAGGTCGAGTTAGTTGGCGTACGGCTACCGCCTATGATGCTACAATAGCTTTAACTAATGCCATTAGTCAAAAACCTGATCGTCCTAGCGTGAATCAAGCATTTACCCAAGGCGTTATTCTAAATGGCAATACGACCAATTTTGATGT